The DNA window CGACGGCCAGCATGCAAGCACGACACTGACGCTGACACGCCCGGGTACGTATCATATTACGTTACTCGATGACGATTCCGTGAGTAGCGAACATCCGATCGAATATGCGGTAGCGTTGACTGCCGACGAGCCTCCGGCCATCGTCCTGCTCGAACCGGAAGAACGCTCCGAACTCCCGAGTTCGCTGCGCGTCCCGATGCTCATGAAGATTCACGACGATTACGGCTTCAGTTCGCTCAAGCTTGGGTATCGCATCCGTTCGTCGAAGTATCTGCCCGAACAGAAAGAATACACCTGGACGGCGTTGCCCCTGGCGGAGTATAGCACACAAGATGAGGAAGTACCATACATCTGGAATCTGACGCCGCTCAATCCGTCGCCGGAAGACGAGATCGCATACGTATTAGAAGTCGCCGACAATGACAACGTGACTGGCCCGCACCGCACGCGCACCAGCGAATTTGTGGTTCGCTTCCCGTCGGTCGAAGAGATTTTTAAACGAGCGGACGAGCAATCGGGCAATGCGGAAAAGACATTGCGCGAGATCAAGCAAGATGCCGAAGAACTCAAAAAGAAGGTCGATGAAGCGGTTAACGAACTGAAGCAAACTCCGACGTCCGAGATCGCAAAGAAGCAGCAGGACTTCTCGATGAAGAAGGGTGCGCAAGAAATGCTCAAACGTCAGGACGAGCTCAATAACCGTGTCGCCGACGTCAAGAAAGAACTGGAGAAGATGACCGACCGCCTGAATCAGCAGCAGGCGCTTTCCCCCGAGACGATGGAGAAGTACATGGAGTTGCAGAATCTCTTCAAGGAGATCAAAACTCCAGAGCTCGAAGCCGCGATGAAAAAGCTGCAGGATGCGATGAAGAGTCTCGATCCGCAGGCCATGCAGCAGGCGATGAAAAATTTTCAATTCAACGAAGACCAGTTTAAGAAGTCGATCGAGCGCACAGCGAACATCCTCAAGAAGATCAAAGCCGAACAGAAGGTCGACGAGCTCATGAAGCGCTCCGACGAACTGGCAAAGGCACAGGAGAAAACATCCGAAGCGGAACAGCAGGCTGCACAGAACGGCAAGCAACAAACGCCTGAAGAGCGTTCGATGGCCGAACGCAAGCAGCAGGATGCAAAGAACGAGCTCGACCGCATGAAGCAGGAATCCAAAGAGCTTGCGCAGGACATGAAAAAGCTTCCGGAAGCGATGCAGGCGCCGCAAGAGATGAACGACGCGATGGATGCGCTGAACGATCCGACGATGTCGCAAGCAATGCAAGATGCACAGGATGCGATGCGCCAAGGGCAGCACAACCGTGCATCACAGCGATCGAAGGATGCAGCACAAAAAGCAAAGAACGCCCGCAACAAGCTTTCGCAGCTCAAACAGAAGCTTTCGCAGAACGAACGCCAGAAGGCGATCGCCGACCTCAAGCGGCTACGCGAGGAAATGAACCGCCTTTCGAGAGCAGAAGAAGCCTTGAAGAAACAGTCACTCGGGGCACAACCGCAATCGAACGTGTTTCGCGATCTTGCCGATGTGCAAGCGGACCGGCGCGAAGAACTCGGCGATGCTGCAAGCGAACTCTTCCAGATGGCCCAGCGCTCGACTGCGATCACGCCCGAAATGGGCAAGACGATTGGCCAGGCGTTCAATCACATGCAGGAAGCGCTCGATGCAATGAGCGACCGCAACCAAAGCGGTGCCATTACCCATACGCAAGGAGCGATGACATCGCTCAACCAGATGTCGCAGGAAGCGCAGAAAGCGATGGAGGCCATGCAGCAGCAAGGCAACGGCTCATGCCCGAATCCCGGCTCGAACCCGGGCGGTGAAAATCCGGGAGGAATGGGTGGCGACGGTACACCCGGCGGCGCCGGTGGCAGCGCGATGCAGCAGTTCTTGAGCCAGATCAACCAACTTGCTGCCTCGCAACAAGCGCTCAACGACAAGATGCAGGGTATGATGGGCCAAAACGGTGCACAGTCGGCCGAGCAACAAGCGATGCAACAACAGGCACAGCTTTCGCGGCTCGCAGCCGAGCAGGGCGCTGTACAGAAATCGCTGCAAGACCTCGCGCAAGAGCAGAAAGAAGCGCAAGGAGGCAATCGTAAAGTTGCCGAGGATCTGCAGAAACTTGCCGATCAAATGCAGGATGCGATTACGGAAATGCGCTCGAAGGGCATCCGGCCAGAGACGATCCAACGGCAAGAGAGAATTCTCTCCAAATTGCTGCAAGCCGAACGCAGCGTTCACGAACGCGATAAAGAACAAGAGCGCGAAGCGAAGTCTGCCGAGGATATCAAACGGAGTTCTCCGGCAGCGCTCGATCTGAATTCCGATGATGCAAAGCGTGCCATCAAAGAGGATCTGCTTCGCACGAACGAGAGCGTCTATTCGAAAGACTATCAAACGCTGATCAAGAAATATCTCGAGAAGCTCTCGAAGTAACCAGTTGCCCTACTCAGGGACCGATGCCACACACTACTATCGACTCACCCATCGGCCCGATCGTCATTCGTGCAAATGATCGTGGCATCACCTCCATCTCGTTTTCTGATGCCCTCGCATCCGACTCCGAACACTCCGCGATCGTCGACCTCGCTGCTCGTCAACTCGCAGAGTATTTCGAAGGCACGCGAACGGTATTCCAACTGCCGCTTGATGCAGGAGGTACCCCATTCCAACGGCGCGTGTGGAATGCATTGCTCGATGTCCCGTTTGGAAAAACTGCGTCGTACCTACAGATCGCCCGGCTCTTGGGCGATGAGCAAGCAATCCGAGCCGTCGGGCTCGCCAATGGGAAGAATCCGATCGCCATTGTCGTACCGTGTCACAGAATCATCGGCTCCGACGGTTCGCTTACCGGGTACGCAGGCGGACTTTGGCGCAAGGAGTGGTTGTTGCGCCATGAAGGCGTGCTGAACCAGACAACGTTGTTCTAACACACCGTGTTAAGAGAATAATGGATGTAGCAGCGTTATCCGGATTTGGCGATGATGCCACAGTGATCGCCTCCGCGAAAAGCGGCGACGAGAAGGCATTTCGCGAACTGGTCCGCCGGTACCAGGATACAGTCTATCGCTTTGCGTTCAACGTCTGCCGCGATCAGGACAAAGCAGCTGAGACGCTCCAGAATACGTTCATCAACGTCTACCGCAAGCTCGATACGTTCGACGGTCGCTCGAAATTCTCGACCTGGCTCTATAGCATCGTCACGAACAACTGCCTGATGCGCCGTCGCTCCGATAGTACGCGCCGGCAGGAGCTTTCGCTTGACGATCCGCTCATCGAAGCAGAGACATCCTCGTTAGCTTCCGATGCCGAGACCGTCTCACCGATGCATGCGCTGCTTGAGGGCGAGCTCAAAGAAGTATTCGACAACGCGATCCTGAAACTTCCCGTCGATTACCGCATCGTATTTGTGATGCGCGATCTCGAAGACATGCCCGCCGCAGAAGTATCGAAAGCCCTTGGCATTTCGGTTGCCGCAGTTAAGTCTCGCCTTTTTCGCGCACGAGAATTCCTGCGTAAGCAACTACGACCGTATGTGGAGGACTCGTTATGAAACAGATGCAGTGTGAAGACGTCCGCCGACTCGTCGGCGAAGGGCTGAACATCGAGCGCAATTCGCCGACGTGTTTGTCCGTCCGCGAACATCTCTCCACGTGCGACGACTGCCGCGAGTTCGTTGCATCGCTCGAAAAAACGATCGATTGCTACCGCACCTACGAGATTCCCAAGCCCGAAAATCTCGATTCCCTGCTCAAAGACACGATCGATAGCATTACCGGCGCCTCCTGAATCCTTTCTGCGGGATGCTGCATCATATCCCGGTAACAGAGAGGATTACATGACTATAAAACAAATACGCTCAACCGACGGGACAGGGACGCTGTCGTACTTCATCATTGACGATGCGACCAAACGCGCCGTCCTGCTCGATCCCAATTTCAAAGACGTCGATATGCTCGCCGAACTCGTGGATGTCCTCGGCATCCGCTTGATGGCTATCATCGACACCCATACACACGCCGACCACATCAGCGGCGCACAAAATCTGAAGGAGATTACCGGCGCGCCGGTCCTGATGCACGAACTCTCGAAAGAGAAATACAAATTTGTCGATCTCGGCGACAAGTTCGGTATCGGCGACATCCTTCGCGCGAATGTCAACGTGCATATCGATCGCTATCTCAATGACGGCGACATCCTGCACATCGGCGACCTGTCGATCAAGGTCATTCACACGCCCGGACATACGAACGATCATATCGCGTTGCTCGTGGATGGGCATCTCTTCACCGGCGACGTGCTGCTGATCGGTCAAGCCGGACGCAGCGATCTGCCGAGCGGCAATACCGACGAGCAGTACAAGACGATCTTCTCCACAATTCTGAACCTTCCGGAGAGCACCGTCATCCACCCCGGTCACGATTACGAAGGCCACGAATCGGCGTTACTCGCAGACGAGAAGCGGACGAACCCGTTCTTGCAAGCACGTACGGAAGCCGAATATCGCGAATTCGTCCACGAATTCTTCCCGCCGATGGCCGATGCCGAAGGCGGACACGTCGTCTTGCAATGCGGTGCGAAACGCATCGAAAGCGATCACGAAGGCTATGTTAACATTCGAGCCGACGAATTGCAACGAATGATGGCAACCGACAAAAATCTCGTCGTTCTCGATGTTCGCGAGGCATTCGAGTTGAAAACATTCGGAGCGATCGACGGCGTCGTGAATATCCCTGTCGGCGATATCATCTACCGCAAAGCGAACCTCGATGAATACAAAGGCAAGTCCGTCGCTGTCATTTGCCAGACCGGCGGCCGGTCAATGGAGGCAGCGCATGTACTTACGTCTCGCGGTTTCAAGAATGTCTATAATGTTGTCGGCGGCACCCTTGCGTGGATGATGGCCGGCCTTCCCGTAACACGCCCGAAACGCAAAGGAATATTCGCATGAGAATGAATTCTGCCCTTCTGACCCGGCTTCGTCTCCTCGTTGTCTTCGCCACGCTCGGCGTTGCGGTTGCATCGTGTTCCGACGGTGCAGCACAATCCTACAAAACCTACACGCCGGCCGAAGTGACGACGTTCCTCAAGCAGGATACTACGGCCGTCGTGCTGGACGTCCGCACCCCGGAAGAATACGCAAGCGAGACGGGACATCTCAAGAACGCCAAGCTCATTCCGGTCCAACAACTCGAAGACCGAATCGGCGAGCTTGCATCGGTCAAGAACAAGACGGTCGTTGCCTATTGCCGTAGCGGCCATCGCTCGAAGCAAGCCTCGGAGATCCTTTCAAAGAAAGGGTTCAAGATCATCAATATGGATGGCGGCATCACCGCATGGAATGCTGCCGGGTTGCCGACCGAACAAGGAGCAGCGAAATGACGAAGTTCAGACGCTTCATGCGCTGGGCAATGCTGCCCATCGGTGCGATCGGAGGATATCTCTACTATCACTTCGTCGGCTGCCCTGACGGGACGTGTGCCATTGCATCGAACCGTGAGTACATGATCCTGTACGGGATCTTCATCGGATATTTCATCGGGGCATTGTTTGTCCCGGCGAAACAGGAGAAGGTAGCTCAGTAACGACAAACCTTTCCCCACAAGCAGGACGACGTCATTGGGTGGATGGCGTCGTTCTTCTTTTTTGTATCCGGCCATACGTCTGCTGCTCCGTGCGTAAATTTGTGTTTTCGATCTTGCTCATACGATGGACCAGCTCGCCGCCAAATATCGCTCGCATTTCCCGATCCTCGAGACGTCGACCTATATGATCTCCAATTCGCTCGGCGCCATGCCGCGCGAGGTCGAATCGCAACTGATGCATTACACTCATGAGTGGCAGACCGAAGGCGTCGAGGCGTGGCACTCGTGGTTTCCGCTCGTCGATACGGTCAGCGGCCTCTTCGGCAAGATCATCGGCGCCGAAGCGCAGGATGTGACGCTCATTCATAATCTCACGGTCGGCTCTGCGCTCATTGCAAGCTGCCTCGACTTCACCG is part of the Bacteroidota bacterium genome and encodes:
- a CDS encoding rhodanese-like domain-containing protein, with protein sequence MNSALLTRLRLLVVFATLGVAVASCSDGAAQSYKTYTPAEVTTFLKQDTTAVVLDVRTPEEYASETGHLKNAKLIPVQQLEDRIGELASVKNKTVVAYCRSGHRSKQASEILSKKGFKIINMDGGITAWNAAGLPTEQGAAK
- a CDS encoding zf-HC2 domain-containing protein — protein: MKQMQCEDVRRLVGEGLNIERNSPTCLSVREHLSTCDDCREFVASLEKTIDCYRTYEIPKPENLDSLLKDTIDSITGAS
- a CDS encoding sigma-70 family RNA polymerase sigma factor, which gives rise to MDVAALSGFGDDATVIASAKSGDEKAFRELVRRYQDTVYRFAFNVCRDQDKAAETLQNTFINVYRKLDTFDGRSKFSTWLYSIVTNNCLMRRRSDSTRRQELSLDDPLIEAETSSLASDAETVSPMHALLEGELKEVFDNAILKLPVDYRIVFVMRDLEDMPAAEVSKALGISVAAVKSRLFRAREFLRKQLRPYVEDSL
- a CDS encoding MBL fold metallo-hydrolase → MTIKQIRSTDGTGTLSYFIIDDATKRAVLLDPNFKDVDMLAELVDVLGIRLMAIIDTHTHADHISGAQNLKEITGAPVLMHELSKEKYKFVDLGDKFGIGDILRANVNVHIDRYLNDGDILHIGDLSIKVIHTPGHTNDHIALLVDGHLFTGDVLLIGQAGRSDLPSGNTDEQYKTIFSTILNLPESTVIHPGHDYEGHESALLADEKRTNPFLQARTEAEYREFVHEFFPPMADAEGGHVVLQCGAKRIESDHEGYVNIRADELQRMMATDKNLVVLDVREAFELKTFGAIDGVVNIPVGDIIYRKANLDEYKGKSVAVICQTGGRSMEAAHVLTSRGFKNVYNVVGGTLAWMMAGLPVTRPKRKGIFA
- a CDS encoding methylated-DNA--[protein]-cysteine S-methyltransferase, translating into MPHTTIDSPIGPIVIRANDRGITSISFSDALASDSEHSAIVDLAARQLAEYFEGTRTVFQLPLDAGGTPFQRRVWNALLDVPFGKTASYLQIARLLGDEQAIRAVGLANGKNPIAIVVPCHRIIGSDGSLTGYAGGLWRKEWLLRHEGVLNQTTLF